A portion of the Chryseobacterium tructae genome contains these proteins:
- a CDS encoding beta-ketoacyl synthase N-terminal-like domain-containing protein — MRKEIYITDYNCVTPLGFNVDSNWNALLAGKSGVALHKIIENQDAFYASGINSEALNEEFDRVFAQNTHQEFTRLEKMLLLSIQPLVEKHEITKETAFILSTTKGNISLLKNQTELPTGVYLSQLAQKIADFFEFKTSPIIVSNACVSGVMAIAVAKNMIQAGKYKDAFVIAGDEITEFVISGFNSFQAIGSEPCKPYDKNRNGINIGEAAAAIYITSEPSENEKYRFKVLGDSAINDANHISGPSRTGDGLYGSIRNAMIEANVSAEQIDFISAHGTATLYNDEMESIAFSRMELQNAPLNSMKGFYGHCLGASGLLESIISMESALQNTLLPSKNFEEMGVSQPLNIITENQPATVKYILKTASGFGGCNAAIVLEKC, encoded by the coding sequence ATGAGGAAGGAAATTTATATCACAGACTATAACTGCGTAACTCCGCTTGGCTTCAATGTGGATTCTAATTGGAATGCACTTCTCGCTGGGAAATCAGGAGTTGCTTTACATAAAATTATAGAAAACCAGGATGCTTTTTATGCATCCGGAATCAATTCTGAAGCTTTGAATGAAGAATTCGACAGAGTTTTCGCTCAAAACACTCATCAGGAATTCACAAGGCTGGAAAAAATGCTGCTTTTAAGCATACAACCTTTGGTAGAAAAGCATGAAATCACAAAAGAAACTGCTTTTATCCTCTCTACAACAAAAGGGAATATCAGTCTTTTAAAAAATCAGACCGAACTGCCTACAGGTGTTTACCTATCACAATTAGCTCAGAAGATTGCTGACTTTTTTGAATTTAAAACAAGCCCTATTATAGTTTCTAATGCTTGCGTTTCGGGGGTTATGGCTATTGCTGTGGCCAAGAATATGATTCAGGCCGGAAAATATAAAGATGCCTTCGTGATCGCTGGGGATGAAATCACAGAATTTGTGATCTCAGGATTCAACTCATTTCAAGCCATTGGATCAGAACCTTGCAAACCTTATGATAAAAATCGCAACGGAATCAATATTGGCGAAGCTGCAGCAGCGATTTATATTACCTCAGAGCCTTCTGAGAATGAAAAATATAGATTTAAAGTATTAGGAGATTCTGCGATCAACGATGCCAATCATATTTCAGGCCCATCCAGAACCGGAGACGGTTTATATGGAAGCATCAGAAATGCCATGATAGAAGCCAACGTATCCGCAGAACAGATCGATTTTATTTCTGCCCACGGAACAGCAACATTATACAACGATGAAATGGAAAGCATTGCCTTCAGCAGAATGGAACTGCAAAATGCTCCGCTCAACAGCATGAAAGGATTCTATGGACATTGCTTAGGGGCTTCCGGATTGTTAGAAAGCATTATTTCTATGGAAAGTGCCCTTCAAAACACTTTACTTCCTTCTAAGAATTTTGAAGAAATGGGAGTTTCCCAACCGTTGAATATTATTACAGAAAACCAACCGGCAACAGTAAAGTATATTCTGAAAACAGCTTCGGGTTTTGGGGGTTGTAATGCAGCGATTGTGCTGGAAAAATGCTAA
- a CDS encoding acyl-CoA thioesterase: MQSNENILTCTEEVRVRFNETDPLGIVWHGHYIVYFEDGREAFGRQHGLTYLDIQKAGYVTPIVKSTCEHFLPLKYGETFRIVTTFVNSVSAKLIYTYELFNNEDQLVCSGETIQVFLDSNGSLCLYNPEFFQAWKDKMGLS, encoded by the coding sequence ATGCAGTCTAACGAAAATATATTAACCTGTACTGAAGAAGTAAGAGTACGATTCAATGAGACAGATCCTTTAGGAATTGTCTGGCATGGTCATTACATTGTCTATTTTGAAGACGGAAGAGAAGCTTTCGGCCGTCAGCATGGTCTTACTTATCTTGATATTCAGAAGGCAGGCTATGTAACACCTATTGTAAAAAGCACCTGCGAGCATTTTCTTCCTTTAAAATATGGAGAAACATTCAGAATTGTCACCACTTTCGTCAATTCTGTTTCCGCTAAGCTTATCTATACATACGAGCTTTTCAATAATGAAGATCAATTAGTGTGCAGTGGAGAAACCATACAGGTATTTCTGGACAGTAACGGAAGTTTGTGTTTATACAATCCGGAGTTTTTTCAAGCCTGGAAAGATAAAATGGGATTATCATGA